In the genome of Hevea brasiliensis isolate MT/VB/25A 57/8 chromosome 14, ASM3005281v1, whole genome shotgun sequence, the window TTTTACTAGCTCCCATAGATCATAAGATCCAAGCATGGTCTTCATTTTGACAGACCAAAAGGGATAGTTGTCACCTTTAAGGATTGGAAGAGTTGTTGGAGGGTCAGACATTTTAGTAGTAGAGAGGTGTTTAGCAATTGAAGGTAAGAAGGTTTTGAGGTCTGTGGGTTGTGTGGTTTttttagctctgataccactattaACTTATAAAATACATAGGAATGTATatagaagagaaagaaatttgatATTCAATATCAGGCTTGTTTTTATTAATGAaccaatacaaaactatttatagGCAAATAAGGCTATAAAATAGGAACAGAAAAACAATACTTTAAAGATATTATTCTTAAACAATTTTTCTAAAGTTATGGAACTACTGCAGATTCTGCAGATATTGTGGAGCTACTGCAGATTTATGCTTGACTTGGTCTTGGATCATAACAGATTCTCCATGGTGCTTGGATGAGCCTGTTGAGATACTTAAATGCAACAAAGAATCAAAACAAACAATCATACCATTTTTTTACAGAGTAAATCCAACTGATGTTCAAAAGCTAACAGGGAATTTTAGGAAGGCATTTGCTATTGCTGTGCTTGAAGAAGTACTAGATAAAGACAGTTCACAAAAGGTGGGCAATTGGAAGCGTGCTTTGATAGAAGTAAGCAACTTAGGAGGATGGGATTCACGGGTTATCAAGTAAGTTACTATTTTAATTACTCTTTATTGTAGTTTTCTAAGTTTCAATTTGAAGAAAGAGAATCAAAATATAGAAACTTCTAATACAATACAAAGCACTAAAACCAAATATAGGCAGCACTAATGTGGAAATCGACATTTGTTACCAtaatctaaaataaaaaaaaaacatattaattatatattggtATTTACTTAAAAGTGTCAGCCTATTGCCTCTTACTGGTGTTTGTTGTTTATATGTGACTAGGGATGAGGCCGAATTAGTTGAAAAAATCGTCAATGATGTGTTGGAGAAATTCAATGAAATGTCTAGAAGTGATGATTCTTATGATTGCAAATTAATTGGAATTAAATCACATGTGGAAAAAATAGAATAGTTGTTAATTGATGAAAATGTTGTAGGAATTAATGGAATGGGAGGCATTGGCAAAACAACTATTGCAAAAGAAGTATATCGTCGAAACAAGAATGAATTTGATGGTCATCACTTTGTCGTAGATGTTAAGGCAAAAAAGAAAAGCCAAATATCAAATGACGTGCAAAAGAAAATCATTCATCAATTATTATAGAAGAAACATGTAGGCGATTTGAGTGATTTTAATAGGAGAAAGCTCAAGAGTAAGAAGGTATTGATTGTTTTTTATGATGTAGATAATCGAGACGATTTAAAAGATTTAGTAAGAGAGTGTAATTTGTACTGTGAGAGAAGTAGAATCATTGTAACTAGTCGAGATTTGCAATTACTTAAATATGTTTGTTCAGAGGAAGGCATATATGAGGTGGAGAAATTAACTGATTCTCAAGGTCTGAAACTCTTTAGCTTGCATGCCTTCGGCCAAAATCTTCCCAAGCAAGAATATAAGGAGCTCTCAGAGCTGGTGGCAAACTATTCTAGAGGCAATCCATTAGCTCTTAAGAGTTTTGGGATCTCACTTATCTGATATGAGTATAGAAGAATGGGAAAGTGAATTGGAAAATTTGAAAGGCCAATCTTTTCCAGAAATTCGAAAAGTTTTACAAATAAGTTATGATGGGCTAGGGagga includes:
- the LOC131172723 gene encoding disease resistance protein RPV1-like; the encoded protein is MSQASCAICALIIRGNNTSSTPYSPWCLDEPVEILKCNKESKQTIIPFFYRVNPTDVQKLTGNFRKAFAIAVLEEVLDKDSSQKVGNWKRALIEVSNLGGWDSRVIKDEAELVEKIVNDVLEKFNEMSRRINGMGGIGKTTIAKEVYRRNKNEFDDNRDDLKDLVRECNLYCERSRIIVTSRDLQLLKYVCSEEGIYEVEKLTDSQGLKLFSLHAFGQNLPKQEYKELSELVANYSRGNPLALKSFGISLI